A genomic window from Pecten maximus chromosome 6, xPecMax1.1, whole genome shotgun sequence includes:
- the LOC117328922 gene encoding methionine adenosyltransferase 2 subunit beta-like: MAKKVLITGASGLLGRAVYKEFLTDASWEVLGLAFSRASGNLRKVDITSSEELTKVFDDFKPQIVIHCAAERKPDVVEKQPDATRQLNIDATRRICELAGNIGAWVLYISTDYVFDGKNPPYNEDASTNPLNKYGISKRDGELVTLEVSKDYSVLRVPILYGDVQDLSESAVTCLFDKVKDTGNRCVMNDYERRYPTHCADIGVVIRQLSDKKLQDASSIGGIYHWSGDENMTKYDMAITMATALGISTSHIEADKNPSVGATRPYNAHIGCNRVESLGFGRRTPFKDGIVPVLSPFVGK; this comes from the exons ATGGCAAAGAAAGTTTTGATAACTGGTGCATCTGGTCTCTTGGGAAGGGCTGTATACAAGGAATTTCTTACTGATGCATCATGGGAAGTGTTAGGGCTGGCATTCTCCAGAGCAAGTGGAAATCTGCGCAAAGTAGACATAACATCAAGTGAGGAATTAACTAAAGTCTTTGATGATTTTAAG CCACAGATAGTAATACACTGTGCTGCCGAGCGTAAACCAGATGTTGTGGAAAAACAACCAGATGCCACACGGCAACTTAACATTGATGCAACTAGAAGAATTTGTGAGTTAGCAG GGAATATTGGCGCATGGGTATTGTACATAAGTACAGACTATGTGTTTGATGGGAAGAATCCTCCGTACAATGAGGATGCCTCTACCAATCCCCTCAACAAATATGGGATCAGTAAACGGGATGGTGAACTGGTCACTCTGGAGGTCTCCAAAG ATTATAGTGTGCTTAGAGTACCTATTCTATATGGAGATGTGCAGGACCTCAGTGAGAGTGCCGTCACTTGTCTGTTTGATAAGGTCAAGGACACAGGAAATAGATGTGTAATGAATGACTATGAGAGGAGATATCCTACACATTGTGCTGACATTGGGGTTGTCATCAGACAGTTGTCTGACAAGAAACTACAG GATGCCAGTAGTATAGGAGGGATATATCATTGGAGTGGCGATGAAAACATGACCAAATATGACATGGCCATTACTATGGCAACAGCTCTTGGGATTTcaaccagtcacattgaggCTGACAAAAATCCTTCAGTTGGAGCAACAAGACCATATAATGCACATATTGGATGTAACAGAGTTGAGAGTTTAGGTTTTGGAAGAAGAACTCCTTTTAAGGATGGGATAGTTCCAGTGTTGTCTCCCTTCGTTGGAAAATGA